One Thalassotalea hakodatensis DNA segment encodes these proteins:
- a CDS encoding retron Ec67 family RNA-directed DNA polymerase/endonuclease encodes MSKLKALKKSKSLRELAPLLGYQPKAISYILFKIEEDNKYTSFDVPKKSGGKRQISKPSDKLKALQRSLADLLYSCLEELKPNSQSLKSFKGDHKTLPNTQRAKRAVSHGYEKGLSIASNASMHTNKRYVYNIDIKSFFPAFNFGRVRGYFIKNKNFKLHPKVATLIAQIACFKNELPQGSPCSPVISNLICKSLDMELLNIAKRSGCTYTRYVDDLTFSTNLKKFPKEIASKRRFSFNEKQWRLGKATEVAIRRAGFEINSKKCRMQRYTSLQEVTGLTVNKKVNIRNSYYRSVRAMTHSLFKNGVYYRPPPKSPQTQKKGFSELSSKILAYILPWQKSLIKNNETKELELIDSVEPLIGMFAHIYNIKSYRNRFVRKGFRPDIHNGIRTKANGNITFPTIDRSESYEDDNHVIAIDGVKNLYGKLLFFKYFYFLKKPLIVCEGKTDNIYLKCAIERLSDTFPQLAKGDKTSQQVSFFNRTHTNTEMLKLAEGTPGLEYLISIYRRFMNLYKCEGREHPVIFIVDNDDAGKGLINKAKGIRDQIRKAKMITAPRHKNYYFENIYIVSIPSQNSHGENVKDIEDLFDSDTLEKKLGSKTFYGKNKGLDKEKHYSKAHFSEHVILPGKKTINFDEFKPILHDIVDIIQNYDHKQID; translated from the coding sequence TTGTCAAAGCTGAAAGCTCTAAAGAAAAGTAAATCTCTTCGAGAGCTTGCACCATTGTTAGGTTATCAGCCCAAAGCGATATCTTACATTCTTTTCAAAATAGAAGAAGATAATAAATATACCTCTTTCGATGTTCCAAAGAAGTCAGGTGGAAAACGTCAAATATCTAAACCATCTGACAAGTTGAAAGCACTCCAGCGAAGTCTAGCGGATTTACTTTACAGCTGTTTAGAAGAGTTAAAACCAAACAGTCAGAGTTTAAAGTCTTTTAAAGGGGATCACAAAACCCTCCCTAATACACAACGAGCAAAAAGAGCAGTTTCTCACGGCTATGAAAAAGGGTTATCTATTGCATCCAATGCTTCTATGCACACCAATAAACGATATGTTTACAATATAGATATTAAGTCATTTTTTCCTGCATTTAACTTTGGGCGTGTTAGAGGTTACTTTATAAAAAATAAAAATTTTAAATTGCATCCGAAAGTGGCAACACTCATAGCTCAAATAGCCTGCTTTAAAAATGAACTTCCACAAGGAAGTCCGTGTTCCCCTGTGATATCAAACCTAATATGTAAAAGCTTAGATATGGAGCTATTAAATATAGCTAAACGCAGTGGATGTACATATACAAGATATGTAGATGATTTAACATTTTCTACAAACCTAAAGAAGTTTCCCAAAGAGATTGCTTCTAAGCGACGGTTTTCATTTAACGAAAAACAATGGCGTCTAGGAAAGGCAACTGAGGTTGCAATTCGAAGAGCCGGATTTGAAATAAATAGCAAAAAATGTAGGATGCAGCGCTACACCTCTTTACAAGAAGTAACAGGGCTTACTGTAAATAAAAAAGTAAATATTCGAAATTCATATTACCGAAGTGTTCGAGCAATGACTCATAGTTTGTTTAAAAATGGAGTTTATTATAGGCCACCACCTAAATCGCCCCAGACACAAAAAAAAGGATTTTCAGAACTGTCCAGTAAAATACTTGCTTATATATTGCCTTGGCAAAAAAGTCTTATAAAAAACAATGAAACCAAGGAATTGGAATTAATTGATTCAGTTGAACCTTTAATTGGAATGTTCGCTCATATATACAATATTAAATCTTATCGAAATAGATTTGTTAGAAAAGGTTTTAGGCCAGACATTCATAACGGCATTAGGACGAAGGCTAATGGTAATATTACATTTCCAACGATTGACAGATCAGAGTCTTATGAAGATGATAATCACGTAATTGCAATTGATGGCGTAAAAAATTTATACGGTAAGCTACTGTTCTTTAAGTATTTCTACTTTCTTAAAAAACCTTTGATTGTTTGTGAGGGAAAAACTGACAATATTTATTTAAAGTGTGCCATCGAAAGACTCAGTGATACATTTCCCCAGTTAGCAAAAGGGGATAAAACTTCACAGCAGGTATCATTTTTCAATCGAACCCATACAAACACTGAGATGCTTAAACTTGCAGAAGGTACACCAGGATTAGAGTATTTAATTAGCATTTATAGACGTTTTATGAACTTATATAAGTGTGAAGGAAGGGAGCATCCAGTTATATTTATTGTTGATAACGATGATGCAGGTAAAGGTCTGATTAACAAGGCTAAAGGTATTAGAGATCAGATTAGAAAAGCTAAAATGATAACCGCACCTAGGCACAAAAATTACTATTTTGAAAACATATATATAGTCTCTATACCCAGTCAAAATAGCCATGGAGAAAATGTAAAAGATATAGAGGATCTATTTGATTCAGATACACTTGAGAAAAAATTAGGCAGCAAAACATTTTACGGAAAAAATAAGGGATTAGACAAAGAAAAGCATTATAGTAAAGCCCACTTTTCTGAACATGTAATACTACCAGGCAAGAAGACGATAAATTTCGATGAATTCAAACCAATTCTTCACGATATTGTCGATATTATTCAAAATTACGATCATAAACAGATCGATTGA
- a CDS encoding choice-of-anchor B family protein: MKSTLSRTLLLVSALLTTQALAHSEHDRARFVAPDGNDVGKCDNALRPCKTIAYAVTQANKGDKVLVASGEYHINDANELFYLKSKIVPIRGGYNKFDHFQSQSPATNISTLIGIPHEFANELASHGFNIITDRKALKQDSRLTAKLAAYKSMQTVQTNVNCVNGKAGSYDCENIDLLGHLPLSALSTNSGAGSDIWGHVDLNTGKEYAIIGLERGASVVDVSDPSNPTEVGAVNGRAVVWRDIKVYQYFDKSIGLWQAYAYVTLDGASPSNTEYVTIIDLNNLPHSINVVEKNQTVYNAHNVYISNVDYSLNIAHPNTTPILHLAGTNKNTGQFLNYDLSDPKTLTQLTDAYQSDQSTGSRPYTHDAASMTITDSRKDTDCVNAQAFCTIFFDFNESEFLLWDITDTTKTTDLGRATYSGAQYVHSGWSSEDNNYVFVHDELDEVNLGINSTLRIFDITDLTNPTQVGSWVGDTRAIDHNGFVRGNRYYMSNYERGLTVLDITDPASPEQVGYFDTFTPSDNASFNGAWGVYPYLPSGNILVSDINSGLFIFKDNTLDEAQGTLVFNQAKVSTNDNNTLSLTIERTGAQATNSAVSVDYVVIPGSADANSDFQVSNGTLTWAENDVTAKTIEINIAENNMGFENDESFFLKLYNPTNGASLGHNSYVNVTINGEPDYGAASFALASTEVAETQETLSIAVNRLGNTQGEISYSYQLQGIDATVGADVLAAAGQLTWADGDNDTQYIDITLLDDDLEEQAETFTLTLTTIANGRIGTNGTVTVTIVDDETNNAPTVTLSENFQVNTGQTVNLTASAQDSDDDEMTYQWQQTDGAVVEITNADQLEASFIAPNSASTLTFSFTATDFRGAATTESISITVVAPTVTEPNSGGSSGGGAWFWLMLLLVPLSIARGIKH, translated from the coding sequence ATGAAAAGCACCTTAAGCAGGACTCTACTACTTGTATCGGCGTTACTGACCACTCAAGCGTTAGCACACTCAGAGCATGACAGGGCACGATTTGTTGCCCCTGACGGTAACGATGTAGGGAAATGTGACAACGCTTTGCGACCCTGTAAAACGATAGCCTATGCAGTAACACAAGCGAATAAAGGCGACAAAGTACTCGTTGCCAGTGGTGAATATCATATCAATGATGCTAACGAACTATTTTATCTAAAAAGTAAAATTGTCCCTATTCGCGGCGGATACAATAAATTTGATCACTTTCAAAGCCAAAGCCCTGCGACCAATATATCAACACTTATTGGTATTCCACATGAGTTTGCCAATGAACTAGCGAGTCACGGCTTTAATATCATTACAGATCGTAAAGCATTAAAGCAAGACAGTCGATTAACAGCAAAACTTGCCGCTTACAAAAGCATGCAAACGGTGCAGACAAATGTTAACTGTGTTAATGGTAAAGCAGGAAGTTACGATTGCGAAAATATAGATTTACTTGGCCATCTGCCCTTAAGTGCGTTATCCACAAATAGCGGTGCCGGTAGTGATATTTGGGGACATGTTGATTTAAACACCGGTAAAGAATACGCAATTATTGGCCTAGAGCGTGGCGCATCTGTTGTTGATGTTAGCGACCCAAGCAACCCTACAGAAGTAGGTGCTGTAAACGGCAGAGCTGTTGTATGGCGAGATATCAAAGTATACCAATACTTTGATAAAAGCATTGGCTTATGGCAAGCCTATGCTTACGTTACATTAGATGGCGCATCTCCTAGCAATACTGAGTACGTCACCATAATCGATTTAAATAATTTGCCTCATTCGATCAATGTTGTTGAAAAAAATCAAACAGTGTACAACGCCCATAATGTTTACATTTCAAACGTTGACTATAGCCTTAACATTGCACATCCAAACACTACACCTATCTTACATTTAGCAGGTACCAATAAAAACACAGGGCAATTTCTCAATTACGATTTGAGTGATCCTAAAACACTGACTCAACTAACTGATGCTTATCAATCAGACCAATCAACAGGTTCACGTCCGTATACACATGATGCAGCATCAATGACCATAACAGACAGTCGAAAAGATACTGACTGTGTTAATGCACAAGCATTTTGTACCATCTTTTTCGACTTCAACGAATCTGAGTTTTTGTTATGGGATATTACCGACACCACAAAAACTACAGATTTAGGGCGCGCTACATATTCAGGTGCACAATACGTTCATTCAGGGTGGTCATCTGAAGACAATAACTATGTGTTCGTGCATGATGAACTCGACGAAGTAAATTTAGGCATTAACTCTACGCTGCGCATTTTTGATATTACTGACTTAACAAATCCTACGCAGGTTGGCTCATGGGTTGGTGACACAAGAGCGATAGATCACAACGGCTTTGTCCGTGGTAATCGTTATTACATGTCAAATTATGAACGAGGCTTGACGGTATTAGATATTACCGACCCTGCATCACCCGAACAAGTAGGTTACTTTGACACATTTACACCAAGTGATAATGCCAGTTTTAACGGTGCTTGGGGTGTATACCCATATTTACCGTCAGGTAATATTCTAGTAAGTGATATCAATAGCGGTTTATTCATTTTTAAAGACAATACCTTAGATGAAGCTCAAGGTACGCTTGTTTTTAATCAAGCCAAAGTATCTACCAACGACAATAACACATTGTCTCTCACGATTGAGCGCACAGGTGCACAGGCGACGAATAGCGCAGTATCGGTAGACTATGTTGTTATACCAGGCAGTGCAGACGCTAATAGCGACTTTCAAGTGTCTAATGGCACGCTTACTTGGGCAGAAAATGATGTTACCGCTAAAACAATTGAGATTAACATTGCTGAAAATAACATGGGGTTTGAAAATGACGAGTCATTCTTCTTAAAACTATACAACCCAACCAATGGTGCATCGTTAGGCCATAACAGTTATGTCAATGTCACCATAAATGGAGAGCCAGATTATGGTGCCGCATCATTTGCCCTTGCAAGCACAGAAGTTGCCGAAACGCAGGAAACATTATCAATCGCCGTTAATCGCCTTGGTAACACACAAGGCGAAATATCGTACTCATATCAACTTCAAGGCATCGACGCTACAGTCGGTGCTGACGTTTTAGCCGCCGCTGGACAATTAACATGGGCTGATGGTGATAACGATACACAATATATTGATATTACCTTGCTAGATGATGACCTTGAAGAGCAAGCAGAAACATTTACGCTCACATTAACCACAATCGCCAATGGCCGCATAGGTACAAACGGCACAGTTACCGTAACCATCGTGGATGACGAAACCAACAATGCACCAACGGTAACTTTAAGTGAGAACTTTCAAGTCAATACCGGGCAAACCGTTAATTTAACCGCAAGTGCTCAAGACTCTGATGACGATGAAATGACCTATCAATGGCAGCAAACAGACGGCGCAGTTGTAGAAATTACCAATGCTGATCAACTAGAGGCCAGTTTTATAGCGCCCAATAGTGCTTCTACTTTAACCTTTAGTTTTACGGCAACTGACTTTAGAGGCGCAGCAACAACCGAAAGTATTTCAATTACGGTAGTCGCGCCAACAGTTACTGAACCTAATTCAGGAGGAAGCAGTGGCGGCGGCGCTTGGTTCTGGCTAATGCTTCTATTAGTACCACTTTCTATAGCACGCGGAATAAAGCACTAA
- a CDS encoding MbnP family copper-binding protein: MKYILWVNVIILCMLMGCSQPEKQRLITVEVYFNGSPLNCNSVIDNKWQLSQLYLYLSNIAMLNEQQLWQPISLTETPTQHQNVALLGINCADEANATWQLALSGDLEGKQLKATVGVPFDLNHQNPMTQQSPLNVPNMFWVWQTGHKFMRFEMQSNTENWLFHLGSTGCSSASALRSPKQACVHPNRVSISLGTIKQGVVQLDIAPWFHDIVFSEHSNCKSARDNIACQLIFANIARHTPNML; this comes from the coding sequence ATGAAGTATATTTTGTGGGTAAATGTTATAATACTTTGTATGTTAATGGGGTGCTCTCAACCCGAAAAACAACGCTTAATCACCGTTGAGGTTTATTTTAATGGCTCACCACTTAACTGTAATTCCGTTATTGACAACAAGTGGCAATTGTCACAATTGTATTTATACCTCAGCAATATTGCCATGCTCAATGAGCAGCAATTATGGCAACCTATAAGTTTGACTGAAACACCTACACAGCATCAAAACGTTGCTTTGCTAGGAATAAATTGCGCCGATGAAGCAAACGCAACCTGGCAATTAGCATTGTCAGGTGACCTAGAAGGAAAACAGCTGAAAGCCACTGTTGGTGTACCTTTTGATTTAAATCATCAAAACCCAATGACGCAACAAAGCCCATTAAATGTGCCAAATATGTTTTGGGTATGGCAGACCGGCCATAAATTTATGCGTTTTGAAATGCAAAGTAATACTGAAAATTGGTTGTTTCATTTAGGATCAACAGGTTGTTCATCTGCCAGTGCACTTAGATCACCCAAGCAAGCTTGTGTTCACCCTAATCGAGTGAGTATTTCGTTAGGGACAATCAAACAAGGTGTTGTTCAGTTGGATATTGCGCCATGGTTCCATGATATTGTTTTTAGTGAACACAGTAACTGTAAAAGTGCACGAGACAATATTGCTTGTCAGTTAATCTTTGCCAATATTGCCCGTCATACGCCGAACATGCTATGA
- a CDS encoding MbnH family di-heme enzyme encodes MKIHSLIFIACLLLIIACGKDTKPPEYQWPIMAGFPKPQVPVDNPMSEAKVMLGRKIFYDKALSFNKTQSCASCHQQEFAFAESRHTSTGTTGQVHRRNALALVNVAYNKTLTWAHDGITSIEQQVLIPMFGEAPIELGITQHEEAVLNRFKHGEYPKLFSKAFPNENISFATVSKALASFVRSLISLNAPFDRYAYQGDDNAISASAIRGMNLFFSEKLECHHCHGGFNFTQSTSHERQILDRRPFHNTGLYFTHNDQGYPKKDIGLAEVSEIMRDNGRFRAPTLRNIEVTAPYMHDGSIETLGEVLDFYAAGGRELAQGEFVGDGRKNPLKSPFIKGFEMTEQDKQDLLAFLTTLTDESFLTNPKFGPPKEVK; translated from the coding sequence ATGAAAATACATTCTCTAATTTTTATAGCATGTTTACTGTTGATTATTGCTTGTGGCAAAGATACCAAGCCACCTGAATATCAATGGCCAATAATGGCAGGTTTTCCTAAACCTCAAGTACCCGTTGATAACCCAATGAGTGAAGCTAAGGTAATGCTTGGCAGGAAAATTTTCTATGATAAAGCGTTGTCCTTTAACAAAACTCAGTCTTGTGCTAGCTGTCATCAGCAGGAATTTGCCTTTGCAGAAAGCCGACACACCTCGACTGGCACAACAGGACAGGTTCATCGACGAAATGCATTAGCGTTAGTTAATGTCGCATATAATAAAACACTGACATGGGCTCATGATGGTATTACGTCTATAGAGCAACAGGTGTTAATTCCCATGTTTGGTGAAGCGCCAATTGAATTAGGGATCACCCAGCATGAAGAAGCTGTGCTTAATCGCTTTAAGCACGGTGAATATCCTAAATTATTTTCTAAAGCATTTCCTAATGAGAACATTTCTTTTGCAACAGTTTCAAAGGCATTAGCAAGCTTTGTTAGAAGTTTGATTTCATTGAACGCACCGTTTGATCGCTATGCTTATCAAGGAGATGATAATGCAATTTCAGCATCGGCAATTCGTGGTATGAACTTATTTTTTTCCGAAAAACTTGAATGTCATCACTGTCATGGTGGTTTTAACTTTACGCAATCAACCAGTCATGAACGCCAAATTCTTGATCGTCGTCCTTTTCATAATACGGGGTTATATTTTACTCATAACGATCAAGGTTATCCGAAAAAAGATATTGGCTTAGCAGAAGTATCTGAAATTATGCGAGATAACGGACGGTTTAGAGCACCAACACTCAGGAATATTGAAGTCACTGCGCCTTATATGCATGATGGTAGCATTGAAACGTTAGGTGAAGTATTAGACTTTTATGCCGCTGGAGGTAGAGAATTAGCACAAGGTGAATTTGTTGGCGACGGTAGGAAAAATCCCTTAAAGAGCCCTTTTATAAAAGGGTTTGAGATGACTGAACAAGATAAGCAAGATTTACTAGCATTTTTAACAACACTAACGGATGAATCGTTTTTAACCAACCCAAAATTCGGGCCACCAAAAGAGGTAAAATAA
- the rpoD gene encoding RNA polymerase sigma factor RpoD, with product MDQAPQSRLKELITKGKEQGYLTFAEVNDHLPQDIIDSDQVEDIIRMINDMGIQVFEHAPDSDTLMMSEANTDEDAAEAAAQALATVESEIGRTTDPVRMYMREMGTVELLTRKGEIVIAKRIEEGIKEVQRSVAEYPPAINYLLEQWDNFEAEEGRLSDIILGFLDPDAEEDEIPAAATHIGSELSEEELDDEDEDLEKDGDKSDDDEDEEEEDTGPDPELAREKFGMLREKYEAANKIIDAKGRVHKDAVAAIDELAEVFKEFRLVPKVFDKLVKNMRQVMDKLRVQERLIMKHCVVGAGMPKATFIKIFPGNETSKDWFVAQQEAGEAWSTKLADVELDVERCIQKLGHLEQETFLNVHGIKDINRRMSIGEAKARRAKKEMVEANLRLVISIAKKYTNRGLQFLDLIQEGNIGLMKAVDKFEYRRGYKFSTYATWWIRQAITRSIADQARTIRIPVHMIETINKLNRISRQMLQEMGREPTPEELAERMIMPEDKIRKVLKIAKEPISMETPIGDDEDSHLGDFIEDGSGELPVDSATSENLKDATHEVLAGLTAREAKVLRMRFGIDMNTDHTLEEVGKQFDVTRERIRQIEAKALRKLRHPSRSEQLKSFLDGE from the coding sequence ATGGATCAAGCCCCACAATCTAGACTCAAAGAGTTAATAACCAAAGGTAAAGAACAAGGTTACTTAACTTTTGCCGAGGTTAACGATCATCTTCCTCAAGACATCATAGATTCAGATCAAGTTGAAGACATTATTAGAATGATCAATGACATGGGTATTCAAGTATTTGAACATGCCCCTGACAGCGATACATTAATGATGTCAGAAGCTAATACTGATGAAGACGCTGCTGAAGCGGCGGCACAGGCATTAGCGACTGTTGAGAGTGAAATTGGTAGAACAACTGACCCAGTACGTATGTACATGCGTGAAATGGGTACTGTTGAACTTCTAACGCGTAAAGGCGAAATTGTTATCGCCAAGCGTATCGAAGAAGGAATTAAAGAAGTACAGCGCTCTGTTGCTGAATATCCCCCTGCAATTAATTATTTGCTTGAACAATGGGATAACTTTGAAGCAGAAGAAGGTCGTTTAAGCGATATAATTTTAGGGTTCCTTGACCCTGATGCCGAAGAAGATGAAATTCCGGCAGCTGCAACCCATATTGGTTCAGAACTTTCTGAAGAAGAGTTGGACGATGAAGACGAAGATCTTGAAAAAGATGGCGACAAATCTGACGATGACGAAGATGAAGAGGAAGAAGATACAGGGCCAGATCCTGAACTTGCTCGTGAAAAGTTCGGTATGCTGCGTGAAAAGTATGAAGCTGCCAATAAAATAATCGATGCAAAAGGCCGTGTACATAAAGATGCCGTTGCTGCCATTGATGAGCTAGCTGAAGTATTTAAAGAGTTCAGACTTGTACCAAAAGTTTTTGACAAACTGGTTAAAAACATGCGTCAGGTTATGGACAAATTACGTGTTCAAGAACGTTTGATCATGAAGCACTGTGTTGTTGGCGCAGGTATGCCAAAAGCAACCTTCATCAAGATTTTCCCAGGTAATGAAACCTCTAAAGATTGGTTCGTTGCACAGCAAGAAGCGGGTGAGGCATGGTCAACTAAACTGGCTGATGTTGAATTAGACGTTGAACGTTGTATTCAAAAGCTTGGACACTTAGAGCAAGAAACGTTCTTAAACGTGCATGGCATTAAAGACATTAACCGTCGTATGTCAATTGGTGAAGCAAAAGCTCGCCGCGCGAAAAAAGAAATGGTAGAAGCAAACTTACGTCTCGTAATTTCTATCGCGAAAAAATACACAAACCGTGGTTTACAATTCTTAGATCTTATCCAAGAAGGTAATATTGGTTTAATGAAAGCGGTAGATAAGTTTGAATACCGTCGTGGTTACAAGTTTTCTACCTATGCAACATGGTGGATACGTCAGGCAATTACGCGTTCAATCGCTGACCAAGCCCGTACCATTCGTATTCCTGTGCATATGATTGAAACCATCAATAAGCTTAACCGTATTTCTCGCCAAATGCTTCAAGAAATGGGTAGAGAGCCTACGCCAGAAGAATTAGCAGAACGTATGATAATGCCTGAAGATAAAATTCGTAAGGTATTAAAAATAGCGAAAGAACCGATTTCAATGGAAACACCAATTGGCGACGATGAAGATTCGCACTTAGGTGACTTTATTGAAGACGGCAGTGGTGAATTACCGGTTGACTCAGCAACGTCTGAAAACCTGAAAGATGCAACACACGAAGTACTAGCAGGACTCACCGCACGTGAAGCGAAAGTATTACGTATGCGTTTTGGTATTGATATGAATACTGATCACACACTTGAAGAAGTGGGTAAACAGTTTGACGTAACGCGTGAACGTATTCGTCAAATTGAAGCAAAAGCGTTACGTAAGCTTCGTCACCCTTCTCGTTCTGAACAACTGAAAAGTTTCTTAGATGGCGAGTAA
- the dnaG gene encoding DNA primase: MAGMIPRQFIDDLLARADIVEIIDARVPLKKAGKNYQACCPFHTEKSPSFSVSPDKQFYHCFGCGEHGNAISFLMEFDRLEFPDAIEELASFYSMDVPREQSHQTPAQLKQQHQAYQQKQNDYELMANISRFYQQQLKVSDDKQIAIDYLKGRGLSGQIAKTFGIGYISDQWDGMMKVYGQSSESRQQLIDLGMAIQGERNKPYDRFRGRIMFPIHDKRGRVIGFGGRVLGDGTPKYLNSPETRIYHKGQELYGLFEAKQANKQLQRLVVVEGYMDVVALAQHGINYAVASLGTSTTAEQVQTLFRTVKEVICCYDGDRAGKDAAWRAMENALPLIQDGITLKFVFLPDGEDPDSLVRQLGKEGFERVLADASPLSKFIFDKFLADNPAKTHEEKAALIDQLQPLLNKMPDSMIKNALIEEMASRFSISSEKRLRELQSRNKKTANKVAAKPAKVTPVRLAIALLIEHPHIVKALPDLNMLAGVELPGVALLNQLIILCSQNPEANSAQLLEHFRGTTEGEQLTKLMCWQHLVVDDAAEQVFLDSIEKLLNQFVEQRTEYLLAKARTDGMTPQEKQELQILLNA, encoded by the coding sequence ATGGCCGGGATGATCCCGAGACAGTTTATCGACGACTTATTGGCTCGCGCTGATATTGTTGAAATTATAGATGCTCGTGTACCTTTAAAAAAAGCAGGAAAAAACTACCAAGCATGTTGTCCTTTTCATACCGAAAAGTCGCCTTCTTTTTCTGTGAGTCCTGATAAACAATTTTACCACTGTTTTGGCTGTGGCGAACACGGCAATGCTATTTCCTTTTTGATGGAGTTTGATCGTTTAGAATTCCCCGATGCGATAGAAGAGTTAGCCAGTTTTTACTCAATGGATGTGCCAAGAGAGCAATCTCATCAGACACCTGCACAACTAAAGCAACAACATCAAGCCTACCAACAAAAACAAAATGATTACGAACTTATGGCAAACATAAGTCGATTTTATCAACAACAGTTAAAAGTTTCCGATGATAAGCAAATCGCCATTGATTATTTAAAAGGGCGAGGTTTAAGTGGACAAATTGCTAAAACCTTCGGAATAGGCTACATCAGCGATCAATGGGATGGCATGATGAAAGTTTATGGCCAATCGAGTGAATCTCGCCAACAATTAATTGATTTAGGCATGGCAATACAAGGGGAGCGCAACAAGCCTTATGATAGGTTTCGTGGCCGCATAATGTTCCCTATTCACGATAAACGCGGTCGTGTTATTGGTTTTGGTGGCCGAGTGTTAGGTGATGGCACACCAAAATATTTAAACTCGCCCGAAACACGAATTTACCACAAAGGGCAAGAGTTATATGGCCTTTTTGAAGCGAAACAAGCCAATAAACAACTACAACGGTTAGTGGTCGTTGAAGGCTATATGGACGTAGTAGCACTTGCGCAACACGGTATAAACTACGCAGTTGCATCATTAGGCACTTCCACCACAGCTGAGCAAGTTCAAACACTCTTTCGTACCGTAAAAGAAGTGATTTGTTGCTATGACGGTGATCGCGCCGGCAAAGATGCAGCATGGCGAGCCATGGAAAATGCCCTACCGTTAATTCAAGATGGCATCACCTTAAAATTTGTTTTTCTTCCAGACGGTGAAGACCCTGATTCATTAGTTAGACAGCTCGGTAAGGAAGGCTTTGAACGAGTGCTTGCTGATGCATCACCTTTATCTAAGTTTATTTTTGATAAATTTTTAGCAGATAACCCCGCTAAGACCCATGAAGAAAAAGCAGCGTTAATTGATCAGTTGCAACCTTTACTCAACAAAATGCCTGACAGTATGATCAAAAATGCGTTGATTGAAGAAATGGCATCTCGATTTAGTATCTCCAGTGAAAAACGTTTACGTGAATTGCAAAGTAGAAACAAAAAAACGGCCAATAAAGTGGCTGCAAAACCAGCAAAAGTTACCCCAGTAAGGCTAGCTATTGCATTATTGATTGAGCATCCCCATATAGTAAAAGCATTGCCAGATTTAAATATGTTAGCAGGCGTTGAACTGCCAGGTGTGGCATTGCTAAATCAATTGATTATACTGTGTTCGCAAAACCCTGAGGCTAACAGTGCGCAATTGCTAGAACACTTTCGAGGAACAACAGAAGGTGAGCAATTAACCAAATTAATGTGTTGGCAGCACCTCGTAGTAGACGATGCTGCCGAGCAAGTATTTTTAGACAGTATTGAAAAACTGCTAAACCAATTTGTAGAACAACGAACGGAATATTTACTGGCAAAAGCCAGAACAGATGGCATGACGCCGCAAGAGAAGCAAGAGTTACAAATATTATTAAATGCTTAA
- a CDS encoding GatB/YqeY domain-containing protein yields the protein MSLLEQLKSEMKNAMRAKDKIRLGVIRMALSAIKQAEIDHNTEATDENIIAILTKMVKQRKESIKMYNEGGRTELAEIEQAEVSTLETFLPQALSDDEIATLIQNAIAETGASSMAEMGKVMAILKPKMQGRADLGAVSGQVRATLNS from the coding sequence ATGAGCCTACTAGAACAACTCAAAAGCGAAATGAAAAACGCTATGCGTGCCAAAGACAAAATTCGTCTTGGCGTTATTCGCATGGCGTTATCTGCAATTAAACAAGCAGAAATTGACCACAATACAGAAGCAACAGATGAGAACATCATTGCGATTTTGACCAAAATGGTTAAACAACGCAAAGAGTCGATCAAAATGTATAATGAAGGTGGTCGAACAGAACTTGCAGAAATTGAGCAAGCTGAAGTATCAACACTTGAAACCTTTCTGCCACAAGCGCTTAGCGATGATGAAATAGCAACGCTAATTCAAAACGCAATTGCTGAAACGGGCGCAAGCTCAATGGCAGAGATGGGCAAGGTGATGGCTATTTTAAAGCCGAAGATGCAAGGTAGAGCTGACTTAGGTGCCGTAAGCGGACAAGTTAGAGCTACATTAAATAGCTAA
- the rpsU gene encoding 30S ribosomal protein S21, translated as MPVIKVRENEPFDVALRRFKRSCEKAGILSEVRRRESYEKPTWERKRKKAAAVKRAAKKLSRENARRVRMY; from the coding sequence ATGCCAGTAATTAAAGTTAGAGAAAACGAACCATTTGACGTAGCGTTACGTCGCTTCAAACGTTCTTGCGAAAAAGCAGGAATTTTATCAGAAGTTCGCCGTCGCGAATCATACGAGAAGCCAACTTGGGAGCGTAAGCGCAAGAAAGCTGCTGCTGTTAAGCGCGCTGCTAAGAAATTATCTCGTGAGAACGCTCGTCGCGTTCGTATGTACTAA